In Zingiber officinale cultivar Zhangliang chromosome 6A, Zo_v1.1, whole genome shotgun sequence, a single genomic region encodes these proteins:
- the LOC121997656 gene encoding dual specificity protein phosphatase PHS1-like isoform X3: MAEEERKEENPCPPIITPKESDGEKEYSLSSRVISLLWGDLTGSAQAFERWVALVRNRSGKFRPSGFPHRHSKFEATPGGRFSFDHDQSTKTPHMRELSHNLVNAETCVQSPEMSLWERLGNASNLDIESNDFSWDALSSLHHTEHTSSSEHSEDEMNKAMEVTVNSGGVVFFALFNRTADSSLNEAAAVIKIASSRLATQSERLGYEFAKWIGVGTPQARVIHNSSPEWHQIKVATENARDAAVAAGDEVGELTCSELLEALELSRCLFLMNYVHGSPLLESSNVFQMREAALKAAGALGRVLMLDLVLRNEDRLPSRQLGWRGNYANLLIADKVTSESIDAFYEDVFCASSYAPQVTRFLQRERRSNSTSGISEPPCQSLDEVNEVGERSLKKEIVNDDRKSEFHVVAIDSGVPRRPPAGKRAKDQERYPKLVELLLNSFEYSSSLLYELSGGRLGHPGPDEGGSQNDSCSSLDDRDTEAAVHEFRGGFRAALRDLQSIHVFLLTLYQKLDGLLRVYLSIISKSSGESERDETGTLDSPSHLSGFALGTPSPAIKHQIVNDVELNDPLMQKSTPKSSPPGSRGSPESASPISRDWNGRNFKGSEESRGLRLTMKLRDFHKLGKVDAELNKEIDQWNGLLRTDVVKFCQEKNFNTGFFEGNDNNIVVDAYELKVRLEHILERIALISDAASTERPSLVTSNLFVGGALAARSKYTLQHLGITHILCLCSNEIGQSDSQYPDLFQYKNFSISDEEDTDISNIFEEASDYIDYVERYGGKVLVHCFEGKSRSATVVLSYLMLRKGYTLSEAWSKLKRVHKRAQPNDGFAKILLDLDRRIHGKISMNWQHKRPVMKVCPICGKNAGLSTSSLKLHLQKIHRSISTGSVDSAVMIEIQKAVEALKISRGNNISPNRKQFTDRL; the protein is encoded by the exons ATGGCAGAAGAGGAGCGAAAGGAGGAAAACCCTTGCCCTCCCatcataaccccaaag GAAAGCGACGGGGAGAAAGAATACTCGCTCTCTTCTCGA GTGATTTCTTTGCTTTGGGGAGATTTAACTGGATCTGCACAGGCGTTCGAGAGATGGGTGGCTCTGGTGCGTAATCGCAGCGGTAAGTTCCGGCCATCTGGTTTTCCCCACCGGCATTCAAAGTTTGAAGCAACGCCCGGTGGGAGATTCTCGTTCGACCATGACCAGAG TACCAAGACACCACACATGCGAGAATTGAGTCACAACTTAGTTAATGCAGAAACATGTGTCCAATCACCAGAAATGAGTTTGTGGGAAAGGCTAGGAAATGCTTCAAATTTGGACATTGAATCCAATGACTTCTCTTGGGATGCTCTTTCATCTCTGCATCATACAGAACATACCAGTAGTAGTGAACATTCTGAGGATGAAATGAACAAAGCTATGGAG GTGACTGTCAATTCAGGAGGTGTTGTTTTCTTTGCCTTATTCAACAGAACTGCCGATTCATCCTTAAATGAAGCAGCGGCGGTAATAAAGATTGCATCCTCAAGGCTGGCCACACAGTCAGAGCGCTTAGGTTATGAATTTGCAAAATGGATTGGTGTCGGTACGCCTCAG GCAAGAGTAATACATAATTCCAGTCCCGAGTGGCATCAGATTAAGGTCGCTACAGAAAATGCACGTGATGCAGCAGTTGCAGCTGGAGATGAAGTTGGTGAGCTAACTTGTTCAGAATTGTTGGAAGCTCTCGAATTAAGTCGATGCCTCTTCCTAATGAA TTATGTGCATGGATCACCACTTCTTGAGAGCTCAAATGTATTTCAAATGCGGGAAGCCGCTCTAAAAGCAGCAGGAGCACTAGGCAGAGTTTTGATGTTAGACCTCGTACTTAGAAATGAGGATCGACTCCCCTCTCGTCAGCTGGGGTGGCGCGGCAACTATGCAAATCTGTTAATTGCAGATAAGGTGACATCTGAAAGCATTGATGCATTTTACGAAGATGTTTTTTGTGCTAGTAGTTATGCCCCACAGGTAACAAGGTTTCTACAGAGAGAGAGAAGATCAAACTCAACTAGTGGAATATCTGAGCCTCCGTGTCAGAGCTTGGATGAAGTTAATGAGGTTGGGGAAAGATCATTGAAGAAGGAAATTGTAAACGATGACAGGAAGAGTGAGTTCCATGTTGTGGCCATTGATTCTGGTGTCCCTCGACGACCTCCTGCAGGCAAACGAGCTAAAGATCAGGAACGATACCCAAAGCTTGTCGAATTGTTACTTAACAGTTTTGAGTACTCGTCGAGCCTGTTATATGAGCTATCGGGAGGTAGATTGGGACATCCTGGACCAGACGAGGGAGGTTCACAAAATGACTCATGCTCTTCCCTTGATGATAGAGACACAGAAGCAGCTGTTCATGAGTTCCGAGGAGGATTTCGTGCGGCTCTCAGGGATCTTCAGAGCATCCATGTATTCCTCCTTACTCTCTACCAGAAATTGGATGGCCTATTGCGCGTTTACCTCTCGATAATTAGTAAAAGCTCTGGAGAATCTGAAAGAGATGAGACAGGGACATTAGACTCCCCATCTCACTTGAGTGGATTTGCTTTAGGTACGCCCTCGCCTGCAATCAAGCATCAGATTGTAAATGATGTGGAATTAAACGACCCTTTGATGCAAAAATCAACTCCAAAATCTTCGCCCCCTGGATCACGAGGAAGTCCTGAATCTGCTTCTCCAATCTCAAGGGACTGGAATGGAAGAAACTTCAAAGGAAGTGAGGAGTCTCGTGGCCTTCGGTTGACAATGAAGCTTCGCGACTTTCACAAATTGGGAAAG GTAGATGCTGAGCTCAACAAAGAGATAGACCAGTGGAATGGACTGCTTCGCACCGATGTGGTTAAGTTTTGCCAGGAAAAGAATTTTAATACCGGATTCTTCGAAGGCAACGATAATAACATTGTTGTTGATGCATATGAGCTGAAG GTACGACTTGAACATATACTTGAAAGGATAGCTCTGATATCTGATGCAGCAAGTACTGAGAGGCCGTCGCTTGTTACTAGTAACCTGTTTGTTGGTGGTGCTCTTGCTGCAAGGTCCAAATACACCCTTCAGCACTTGGGCATTACTCATATTCTCTGTTTGTGTTCGAATGAGATTGGGCAATCAGATTCTCAATATCCCGACCTTTTTCAGTACAAGAACTTCTCC ataaGTGATGAAGAGGACACAGATATCAGTAATATCTTTGAGGAAGCTTCGGATTACATTGATTATGTTGAACGATATGGAGGAAAAGTTTTAGTTCACTGTTTTGAAGGAAAAAGTCGCAGTGCAACCGTCGTGCTCAGTTACTTGATGCTAAGAAA GGGTTACACTCTTTCAGAAGCTTGGAGCAAACTGAAGAGGGTTCATAAACGAGCCCAACCGAATGATGGATTTGCAAAAATCCTGCTAGATCTCGATAGAAGGATACACGGCAAAATATCTATGAATTGGCAGCACAAGAGGCCGGTGATGAAGGTGTGCCCCATCTGTGGAAAGAATGCTGGGTTGAGCACAAGCTCACTCAAGCTTCACCTCCAGAAGATCCACCGAAGCATCTCCACAGGGAGCGTTGATAGTGCAGTGATGATTGAGATACAGAAGGCCGTTGAGGCACTCAAGATTAGCCGCGGGAACAACATTAGCCCGAACAGGAAGCAGTTCACAGATAGACTTTAG
- the LOC121997656 gene encoding dual specificity protein phosphatase PHS1-like isoform X5 — MAEEERKEENPCPPIITPKESDGEKEYSLSSRVSMFGFREVDSSGCVFYLFASCVKVISLLWGDLTGSAQAFERWVALVRNRSGKFRPSGFPHRHSKFEATPGGRFSFDHDQSTKTPHMRELSHNLVNAETCVQSPEMSLWERLGNASNLDIESNDFSWDALSSLHHTEHTSSSEHSEDEMNKAMEVTVNSGGVVFFALFNRTADSSLNEAAAVIKIASSRLATQSERLGYEFAKWIGVGTPQARVIHNSSPEWHQIKVATENARDAAVAAGDEVGELTCSELLEALELSRCLFLMNYVHGSPLLESSNVFQMREAALKAAGALGRVLMLDLVLRNEDRLPSRQLGWRGNYANLLIADKVTSESIDAFYEDVFCASSYAPQVTRFLQRERRSNSTSGISEPPCQSLDEVNEVGERSLKKEIVNDDRKSEFHVVAIDSGVPRRPPAGKRAKDQERYPKLVELLLNSFEYSSSLLYELSGGRLGHPGPDEGGSQNDSCSSLDDRDTEAAVHEFRGGFRAALRDLQSIHVFLLTLYQKLDGLLRVYLSIISKSSGESERDETGTLDSPSHLSGFALGTPSPAIKHQIVNDVELNDPLMQKSTPKSSPPGSRGSPESASPISRDWNGRNFKGSEESRGLRLTMKLRDFHKLGKVDAELNKEIDQWNGLLRTDVVKFCQEKNFNTGFFEGNDNNIVVDAYELKVRLEHILERIALISDAASTERPSLVTSNLFVGGALAARSKYTLQHLGITHILCLCSNEIGQSDSQYPDLFQYKNFSISDEEDTDISNIFEEASDYIDYVERYGGKVLVHCFEGKSRSATVVLSYLMLRKSLEQTEEGS; from the exons ATGGCAGAAGAGGAGCGAAAGGAGGAAAACCCTTGCCCTCCCatcataaccccaaag GAAAGCGACGGGGAGAAAGAATACTCGCTCTCTTCTCGAGTAAGCATGTTTGGCTTCCGTGAAGTGGATTCCTCTGGTTGCGTTTTTTATTTGTTTGCTTCTTGTGTGAAGGTGATTTCTTTGCTTTGGGGAGATTTAACTGGATCTGCACAGGCGTTCGAGAGATGGGTGGCTCTGGTGCGTAATCGCAGCGGTAAGTTCCGGCCATCTGGTTTTCCCCACCGGCATTCAAAGTTTGAAGCAACGCCCGGTGGGAGATTCTCGTTCGACCATGACCAGAG TACCAAGACACCACACATGCGAGAATTGAGTCACAACTTAGTTAATGCAGAAACATGTGTCCAATCACCAGAAATGAGTTTGTGGGAAAGGCTAGGAAATGCTTCAAATTTGGACATTGAATCCAATGACTTCTCTTGGGATGCTCTTTCATCTCTGCATCATACAGAACATACCAGTAGTAGTGAACATTCTGAGGATGAAATGAACAAAGCTATGGAG GTGACTGTCAATTCAGGAGGTGTTGTTTTCTTTGCCTTATTCAACAGAACTGCCGATTCATCCTTAAATGAAGCAGCGGCGGTAATAAAGATTGCATCCTCAAGGCTGGCCACACAGTCAGAGCGCTTAGGTTATGAATTTGCAAAATGGATTGGTGTCGGTACGCCTCAG GCAAGAGTAATACATAATTCCAGTCCCGAGTGGCATCAGATTAAGGTCGCTACAGAAAATGCACGTGATGCAGCAGTTGCAGCTGGAGATGAAGTTGGTGAGCTAACTTGTTCAGAATTGTTGGAAGCTCTCGAATTAAGTCGATGCCTCTTCCTAATGAA TTATGTGCATGGATCACCACTTCTTGAGAGCTCAAATGTATTTCAAATGCGGGAAGCCGCTCTAAAAGCAGCAGGAGCACTAGGCAGAGTTTTGATGTTAGACCTCGTACTTAGAAATGAGGATCGACTCCCCTCTCGTCAGCTGGGGTGGCGCGGCAACTATGCAAATCTGTTAATTGCAGATAAGGTGACATCTGAAAGCATTGATGCATTTTACGAAGATGTTTTTTGTGCTAGTAGTTATGCCCCACAGGTAACAAGGTTTCTACAGAGAGAGAGAAGATCAAACTCAACTAGTGGAATATCTGAGCCTCCGTGTCAGAGCTTGGATGAAGTTAATGAGGTTGGGGAAAGATCATTGAAGAAGGAAATTGTAAACGATGACAGGAAGAGTGAGTTCCATGTTGTGGCCATTGATTCTGGTGTCCCTCGACGACCTCCTGCAGGCAAACGAGCTAAAGATCAGGAACGATACCCAAAGCTTGTCGAATTGTTACTTAACAGTTTTGAGTACTCGTCGAGCCTGTTATATGAGCTATCGGGAGGTAGATTGGGACATCCTGGACCAGACGAGGGAGGTTCACAAAATGACTCATGCTCTTCCCTTGATGATAGAGACACAGAAGCAGCTGTTCATGAGTTCCGAGGAGGATTTCGTGCGGCTCTCAGGGATCTTCAGAGCATCCATGTATTCCTCCTTACTCTCTACCAGAAATTGGATGGCCTATTGCGCGTTTACCTCTCGATAATTAGTAAAAGCTCTGGAGAATCTGAAAGAGATGAGACAGGGACATTAGACTCCCCATCTCACTTGAGTGGATTTGCTTTAGGTACGCCCTCGCCTGCAATCAAGCATCAGATTGTAAATGATGTGGAATTAAACGACCCTTTGATGCAAAAATCAACTCCAAAATCTTCGCCCCCTGGATCACGAGGAAGTCCTGAATCTGCTTCTCCAATCTCAAGGGACTGGAATGGAAGAAACTTCAAAGGAAGTGAGGAGTCTCGTGGCCTTCGGTTGACAATGAAGCTTCGCGACTTTCACAAATTGGGAAAG GTAGATGCTGAGCTCAACAAAGAGATAGACCAGTGGAATGGACTGCTTCGCACCGATGTGGTTAAGTTTTGCCAGGAAAAGAATTTTAATACCGGATTCTTCGAAGGCAACGATAATAACATTGTTGTTGATGCATATGAGCTGAAG GTACGACTTGAACATATACTTGAAAGGATAGCTCTGATATCTGATGCAGCAAGTACTGAGAGGCCGTCGCTTGTTACTAGTAACCTGTTTGTTGGTGGTGCTCTTGCTGCAAGGTCCAAATACACCCTTCAGCACTTGGGCATTACTCATATTCTCTGTTTGTGTTCGAATGAGATTGGGCAATCAGATTCTCAATATCCCGACCTTTTTCAGTACAAGAACTTCTCC ataaGTGATGAAGAGGACACAGATATCAGTAATATCTTTGAGGAAGCTTCGGATTACATTGATTATGTTGAACGATATGGAGGAAAAGTTTTAGTTCACTGTTTTGAAGGAAAAAGTCGCAGTGCAACCGTCGTGCTCAGTTACTTGATGCTAAGAAA AAGCTTGGAGCAAACTGAAGAGGGTTCATAA